A single region of the Coregonus clupeaformis isolate EN_2021a chromosome 16, ASM2061545v1, whole genome shotgun sequence genome encodes:
- the zgc:194655 gene encoding uncharacterized protein zgc:194655, with amino-acid sequence MGKIYQVTVIGFRGEKMVIDVANTEEQMKSTTVLQLKNKISERLPGNAGDNLETLRLIFTNKQLEDSSMLSSYGIQNQSVIQLVMRVPGGWRH; translated from the exons ATGGGAAAGATCTACCAGGTCACAGTGATTGGATTCAGGGGGGAGAAAATGGTAATCGACGTGGCCAATACAGAAGAACAAATGAAAAGTACGACAGTACTGCAACTGAAAAATAAAATTTCCGAAAGACTCCCGGGGAACGCAG GGGACAATCTGGAGACCCTGCGACTGATTTTCACAAACAAGCAGCTGGAAGACTCATCCATGCTCTCCTCATATGGGATCCAGAACCAGTCTGTCATTCAGCTAGTGATGAGGGTGCCTGGGGGATGGCGGCATTGA
- the LOC121572186 gene encoding probable E3 ubiquitin-protein ligase ARI7 produces the protein MTTQQQEGEKRYDPGDTTLKFVNRHDLDPLDDDTETLKAEMSCGHAVTPESLTRWCRSLLDQSQFQFLCPALKDGTSVKCGTEWSYQEVRRLAVLTTEEMEHFEKTLAALAAARYCEYKSCPVCETFVERKALSNLSVLCTVCTADKGQRYEFCWQCLKQWKGPAPRSDRCDNDGCINQDLELLKNCETTSLPQVAGVTDCPSIRACPTCGQRVEHDKTGCKNILCPRCNKEFCFVCLKLTKECLGTSSYFKACTEGVAPRQTSIPTWKRNSNERYLSFTAYCKLCLHCLQQNT, from the exons ATGACAACCCAACAGCAGGAAGGAGAAAAGCGATATGACCCCGGAGACACCACGCTCAAGTTCGTCAACAGACACGATTTAGATC CCCTAGATGATGACACTGAGACTCTGAAGGCAGAAATGTCTTGTGGTCATGCGGTAACTCCGGAGTCACTGACCAGATGGTGTCGCAGCCTACTGGACCAG AGTCAGTTCCAATTTTTGTGCCCTGCACTTAAGGATGGCACCTCTGTGAAGTGTGGTACTGAGTGGTCTTACCAGGAGGTACGTCGGCTGGCTGTTCTGACCACTGAGGAGATGGAGCACTTTGAGAAGACCTTGGCAGCTTTGGCTGCTGCCAGATACTGCGAATACAAATCA TGCCCTGTCTGCGAAACCTTTGTAGAGAGAAAGGCCCTCTCCAACCTCAGTGTCCTCTGCACAGTGTGCACTGCAGACAAAGGTCAGAGGTATGAGTTCTGCTGGCAGTGCCTGAAGCAGTGGAAAGGTCCCGCGCCACGCTCTGACCGCTGTGACAATGATGGCTGTATCAACCAGGACCTGGAACTGCTGAAGAACTGCGAAACCACGTCTCTCCCTCAGGTGGCAGGTGTCACCGACTGCCCTTCCATTCGCGCCTGTCCCACCTGTGGCCAACGGGTAGAGCACGACAAGACTGGTTGTAAGAATATTCTCTGTCCAAGGTGCAATAAAGAGTTCTGCTTCGTGTGCCTTAAGCTCACGAAGGAGTGCTTGGGGACCAGCTCATATTTCAAAGCCTGCACTGAGGGAGTGGCTCCTCGGCAGACCTCTATACCCACATGGAAAAGAAACTCAAATGAAAGATACCTCTCATTCACTGCATACTGTAAACTCTGCTTACATTGTCTCCAACAGAACACGTAG